The following proteins come from a genomic window of Falco peregrinus isolate bFalPer1 chromosome 16, bFalPer1.pri, whole genome shotgun sequence:
- the LOC101924058 gene encoding ubiquinol-cytochrome-c reductase complex assembly factor 2 has product MAASRYRRFLKLCEEWPVEETKRQRDLGAFLRQRVAQAFREGESTQIADPEACDQMYESLVRIHTNYYKNKYPRLKDTSFTGVTVEDCKMILATDILKQMEDMKKGTWRRLREKFYAKKPEEDSK; this is encoded by the exons ATGGCGGCCAGCCGGTACCGGCGGTTCCTCAAGCTCTGCGAGGAATGGCCGGTGGAGGAGACGAAGCGGCAGCGGGACCTGGGAGCCTTCCTGCGGCAGCGGGTGGCGCAGGCCTTCCGTGAGGGGGAGAGCACGCAG ATTGCTGACCCTGAGGCCTGTGACCAAATGTACGAGAGCTTAGTCAGAATCCATACCAACTACTACAAAAACAAG TATCCACGCCTGAAAGACACGAGCTTCACTGGAGTGACAGTAGAAGACTGCAAGATGATACTAGCAACAG aCATTCTGAAACAGATGGAAGACATGAAAAAAGGTACATGGAGAAGACTGCGAGAAAAGTTTTATGCCAAGAAACCTGAAGAGGACTCAAAGTGA